TTTACGCTAGTTCTTAATGTCATTATGCCTTTTCAAGGGACAGAAATTTAATTCGATGATACTACTCGAggaagttttaaaaaaatcatttcaaattaACGCTAAAATAAAGGAAATGTTGGCAATGATTGGAGTTTATCGTTCGTCCTAATTaaagtttaaaaatttatttccagaGCGTTCCTCTCAATTCGACCTAGGAAGCATCCCAAAGATCTTCCTGACCCCCTCGTTAGACCTCTCCCATCCCTCGACATTCAGCACAGTCTTCCCATTCACTACATCAGGTCTCCTGAACCCGTCGACCAACATAGTGACTCACGTGAAAAATCTACAAGAGAAATTAAGTCACTACCTCGATATCGTCGAGGTGAGAATAGCCGAGCAAGTAGCCTCCAAATCCCAAGCGTTTTTCATAGCCATGACATCCCACGATGCCTTGATGGAACAGTTAACCCAGACAATCACAGTCCTGAAAGCTCTTCGAAGTAACATCCACCAGATTGACAAGACCCTTGTCCAAGATTCCCTCAGCATTTTGCGACTGGAGCGATCCCGTTGCAATCGACTGCTCGTTCACGAGAAGCTGAAGCTAATGGCGACAGTCCACCAGAGTCAGCCCATGATTCAGCTGCTCCTGTCAACCCCAGATTACGTGGCAGCCCTAGACCTTATCTCAACAACCCAAGAGATCCTTCACCAGGAGCTCAATGGCATTCAGAGCTTCAGGCACTTGAGCTCACAGCTGACAGAAATGGAGAGACTAGTCGATAAAATGCTCTCCACCGAATTCGAGAGATACTCAACAGCTGATTTGAATCGGCCTTTGACATCTGACACAACAGTCCTCGATGGGGATAAACTAGTCTCGATAATTTCAGGTCTCCTACGACAGAAGCACTTTCAGTTTGTTGACACTTACAAGGAGGAAGCCATAACGACAATCAGAGCTGTGACGAAGCAGAGGGTGATCGAGGCACTCGCTGCCAGTGATTGCTGCAGTGATCAGCAGGCAGCTGCCCTCGAGGTGGGGGGACTGTCCCTTCCTGAAAGGTTAGCACTCCTCCAGAGTACCATCCAATCACTGACATATTTGTTGTATCGAGTTAAAGCTGTCTATGAAGTCATGAAGGACACAGTGGATCTGTCAGTAGGCCCTGCTGAAGATAATCTCATTTTGGACAGACGATTGACAACGGAAGAATACTCGAGGGTTATTACCAAACTCTCGGATATGTTGACATCTGTCTGCGACTACTGTCACGAGCGGTTGGGGAACCTGTTGGCAGCTGGAGGAGATGCTGACAAGGGGCAGATTGATAGGGAGAGGACACCAGAGGGGaaaggggagagggagggcTGGAGTGAGAAGGGTTCCTGGCTGAGTGATAAGGCCACTGCGTCCCAGGTCTGTCAGCTCGCTGGTATGGTTGAGAGATTCACTGAAACTTGTGAAGGAATATGTGGGAAGCAGTGCACGGCGTTGAGGTCTGCCTTCAAGGCACAAGCCAGCAAATTTGTTCAACGATTTCACAATGAGAGAAAGAACAAATTGGGACTTCTACTGGAGTCGGAACGATGGAAGCAGGCGGAAGTGCCGAAGGAATTCCAGAGACTTGTCACGTTTGTCTTCGAAAATCGACGATTTCCAATGGCCGAGGAAGTGTATACGGGAGAGGGTGAAGTTGGAAGCTGTATTTTTGTGGGGGAAGAGCAGTTTGCGGTTGTGGGGACGGTGTTGATGCTGATCCAGATGATTCACGAGTACTGTAGGACTGCTGAGGAGCTGAAGGCACTTTCCGGGGCTGTCGGCAGACAACTGGCAGAGCTTTTGAGACACTATAACTCGAGGTGCTGTCAGCTTGTTCTCGGGGCTGGGGCTATGCATGTCGCTGGGTTAAAGACTATTACCAGTACGATTCTCGTACTTGCAGCCAGGAGTCTGAAGCTTGTGTTGTGGCTCATGCCGTTTGTTAAAGCACATTTTCAAGGTGAGTTCAAGTGTTGTTGATGGGTCGATAGTAGAAGTACGTTGAGCTACTTCTGAATGGAATTATTCTTTATTGTGTTGTTTTAagtcaaaattttttccttataattaatgtttatattttattttttagaattagCGAATCATAGTGCGAATCGAAGTGCCATGGGCTCATCAGGAGGCACCGGAGGAGTGGCGCTACTCGATTCTCTTGAAAGAGATGTGCGTTCTCACATTCGGGagattgagggaaaaattctcacGATTGTGGATAATCTCGTGGGGGGACAAATCTCTAGCTGGGATGCAAGACCTCCAGTACCTTCACAGTCATTTAGGAATATCTCGAGGCAAATTGACTATTCAGTACTCAATGAATTGGACTTATGTTAATTTCAAAAGACCTTcgtagaatttcaatttgcagaacaatttcagaaaatttcatgTTTGAATTCAATGTTGAATGAAGTCACCTactatttcaaaattatacataattattattctagCACATAATTATTGTTCCTTTTTTTAACTCTTCATACCTTTCAATTTCCAGACATTTGATAAAACTACACGAAGCGGTCTCAGGAATTCTGCCGCCGGTTGAAGTCCAAGTGCTGTATCGAACAGTGAATGTATCATTCAAAGAAAAACTCAGGGAACAATTGGTAAAAATGAACATTGTGAACAATGGGGGACCACAACATGGTGTAGTGACATCGGAGTTAACTTTTTACCTTCAAGCACTGAGGAATCTGAAGGTACTACCAGCGGACGAGCTGAATGACGAGTGGATGTCTGACATTTGGTCTAGATAACATGCAGAGCGTGTGGTTTACTGTCTCCTAGAGGCTATGAGGCATCACAGGAAGAGATGACTAATGCCATTTGTTCATCATCGACTGGTAATCGATGTAATATTGATtgattcattgttttttttcacgatCAGGACGATTGGGATTCTTTGGATTTTCAAACACCTGAAAACACTGCCACACTCCATTGGCCAAATTTATATTAATCCAAATATACAACTGCAATCACAAGTTATTACGTTTGCAATTGATTGATAAAGTTTGAATAGAACAAGAGTTCAGATACACTTGAGatcaaatagaaaataaattggtTCGAATATTCAATCTTTAATAATCATCATAATACGGCAATTACTTTGCATTTTCAttcaatgtatcattgactGCCAAGTGCTCGAGAAACTACAATAAGAGAAAAAATCGTGGTGAACAATTAAAACTTatttgtgaaatatttttgaattccatatttttaccaTTGAATTCCTTCAAATTATTTACCAAAAACGGTGCCATGAATTTGGAAATACCTAATGTCTGATCTCTTTACTCTATTCAATACAACAATGGGGGATAAAATTGAACGAGTGAATTTGGAAACCTCCAAGGAAGGAAGaatgtgaaataaaaagtGAACAAATTAATCCGCTTACGAAATAAGGAGTAGATAGTTATCaaaatgaatcaattaatttcgagAAATTGCATTCCAGTGTTCTAGTCCGACATTTGTACATAATGTTTATGCAATGGGGGAGCAGCTAGAGTGTACTAAACACATGTTCTTTCTTATTTGAGCTTCGGGAGTTACTGAGGTGTGCAAAGTTATGCAATATAACTTTTTGGGCAACTGAGAGTGCGAAATTATGGAGTGAATATGAAatgttgtttatttatttcgagAAGAACATGTAGATACTAATGAATATCGCAATTATACTGTAATCATATCTGAACAAATtgtggttttatttatttaaccaTTTTCCGCCTCTTTCCTATGGAATttcactcttttcatttttcaaagacTGCATTATTCCAGTAAATAGTTATTGTTTCAACTTCGAGGCAACAATTTCCTTCAATAAATTTAACCGCCATTCTTCCAATAAGCATgacactaaaaattaaaaaactcgattagaatttctattcaaaaacgtaattttttttacgaaactTTTGATTAATCAAACGATACCATGGAAAGGTTCAACAAAAACTCGCTGCTGAAGAACAGTCTAATTGACGCggattaattacatttttcgcTGGTGAATTTCATTAGTTACCACCTTAATCTGGCGAATGAAGTATGAGAATATTCTACTGAtgttattaaaattcaagAGATGTGATGAAGctctggaatgaaaaataccgCAGCCCCCTTGGGATTGTTGCCATGGCTACATGAAATATAAACAGAAGTATAACCTCAGGGAATGCTCGTGGATTGAcattaattcatgaattttcgacAATGAAAAGTGGCAGTGCGTAAGTAACAACAACTGACAACACCAACCAATTAATTACGAGGATATTTTTGGGCTTTTCAGGCAGAGTATGAGGGACGCGGCTGTGAAAATGTCAATGGACGaggagaagaggaaaaaaaacgatttagaGGACACGCGAGAGcgttctattattattattggaagTAAAGGAGTTGTGAGTTAATTCCAGAAAGTATATTCCATACGGAAGACCATATATTTAAaactatatattatatatttccagtaacttttgaattttcatattattcCTGAAAAAATTGCTTCAGGGGATGAATGGTTTAATGGATGAAGTCCCGGgttctaataattaatttctattgaatgtTTCATTGTTCCCAAgtcttattttttaaatggttTATTCAAACAGCGCAAACAAATGGGATTTTTccttttgaaataaaattaattgaagaatGGCTTATGTCCCAGGGAAAAACAACGATGATCTACAGATTTCTAGAGAAGGATGAAACTCCTAAACCAACGCTGGCCATGGATTATTCATTCGGAAGAAAAGCTGGCAAGAGTTTGGTCAGTTgaacgaatgaaaattaaaatttccattaCATTGATTGAAATAAGAAATCGAAACCTTCCCTATGGCATCTCCATTTGTTCTAAACCTCCAGATATCTCGATAAAAAGGCTTGTCCGCTTCGGCGGATgcagcaatttttttctactgcaTGACGAACAGCATTTTTCGTCGCAAGACcgcaaaaaattttatgacaaGGGTGAGGGTTGGAGACAAGACTAATTACCATATTTTAAATTGATCTCAACAGTTCAATTCATCACAGGGGTAACTAAACACCAataatttagataaaaaatgtattcgATTGGATCAAGAAAACAAATTCAACACTAATCGAAAGACAAATGcaatcctgattttttttttcatatgtgACTTCTCCGAAAATGTTGTCTTTTCGTAATATTGACTctctttttaaattttccaaaagaAAAGATGCGAGATGTAGTTCACATCTGGGAAGTTGGCCACCTAGCATCCTCCCTAATCTCAGCTGCAATGACTGGCGCTTCAGTGACTCACTCAGCTCATCACACGACCCTCATGGTGATCCTTGACCTGACATTACCAGATGTTCTGTGGTCAACCCTGGAGGAGAGTTTGGCAGCTGCGCGAAGCGCTATGAAAATGAGTTTCAGCGATGAAACTATCGAGGAAATGAAGAAGCGGAGAATTAATGATTTCCGCAAGTGTACAGAGAAGCAGATTGATCCATTTCCCATGAAACTATGCATTGTGGGAGGAAAATACGATGAGTTTAAGGATTATGACTTGGGCAAGAAGCAAATGATTGGGAAAACTCTCCGAGCAGTTGCTTGCAGTCTTGGAGCTGATCTTCAGTATTATTCGTCCAAGGACAGTGGACTAGCCAGGAAAATGAAGGATTTACTCAGTTGGCATGGATTTAACAATCATCCAGTGTAAGTGGTTGAACAGAACAAGAAATAATTGCTTAAACTTTATCTTTAGTTTTCCATTTCAAGTTGTTTTAAGTTGTGCCTTCAAGGTCCACCTGCATTATCTGCTCATCTCCATCTCCATTTTCTTTTTAGTGACGAgagatattttaaaattaacaaatgatTTGGGAATATCCCTTCGCTATATTCCAAAGGAGAAATTAGTGTAATTCTTTAAAACAATTCCTTGACGTAATGGGGTTTTCCATCGACCAACTTTGTTTTTGATTTCGAACTTGATAGAGTTAAATTGGAAGGTTCAATATGTTCCAGGAAAGGGATTTGTAGTGATTTAGATAAGGCCCTGTTGATTCCGGCGGGAGCTGACTCATTCACGGCGATAGACTTGAAATACCCAGGGGCATACTCAACTTCCGTCTTGGAGACAATAAAACAGGGATATCTCGCCGAATTTCCACCCATCGAAAGATACAACGAGATCGACCTCGAGGATCCAGCTAATGATCCCAACTTCAATGAAGCAATAATCGATCGGCTGAGATCGCAGAGAGAGGAGGTAAATAACAATCAGGAAAGGTCAATTGAACTACCAATTAAATAGACATACGAAATTCATGTAATAAAAAACGTAACGAATTTTATACGCAATACTCAGTGTTCCGTGAAATCATTGGGGCGGAAGATAGATATCAACACAAGTGTCAATTGTCGTAGAATTGtcgacagaatttttaataaagtcTGTTATTTTAATCATTCCAGGAAATCGCCGTGAATCTGCGAGATATGATGGAAGGACGTTCCCCGAAAATAATCATACCTGACCCGTATTAACATTAGGGAATTAATAATTTGTAAGTGATAAAAAGAGGTAATACtgtcagaataaaatttcataatgaAACATGTGTTTGTCtttcaaattgttttttaataaatttgattGCTGGAACGATTATAACTTTTTCGTGTGAAATGAACGTTATTAATGCAGAAAACATCAATTTCTACAAAAGCttaattttgtattatttaaataaacttATATACTGaatccaaataaataatttttcttggtgtcatctgaaaaatgaagaacaaatgaaaaaagtccattgaaaattcattcaaatgtTGACAACATTCATTGATAATTCAACCGTTTTTCATGCATATTGACTACTATTTATGAAGAAGtctatagaagttgatttctccataaaaattcttccccacaatttttttgtttccccCAGATCATTATTCTTCTTTCATTTCCCTGAAGAAAATTCGCAGTGGAATTTAATAACGAATGGAGCCGGAGTTTCTGGCGAATTTTTTGCACGTTCCGGAGACCTCTTGACGGAATTTTTTCACCGATCCCTAGATCCCCTTATTACAAACAAACAATTTATCATCATCTTggcagtgaaattcaaatCCGCTAGAATTGCAGAACAACTTCACCCGACTTTTCtgaactttttaaaaaatcctttttCTTCACTTCTCAATTTTGCACAACCGCTGAAACGGTTGGACGACTGATCATAAAgaaagtggaataaaaaaagcattcattattaagaaaaaaaaaaaaaaacataggtAAACCTCTTCTCCCCCGCCCCGCGGTCTCCGgtccccttcccctccccatccccccccccaccctccACATCCACATGTTCTCATTCCGAACGATATTCCCCACCGCAATTTTGTACTGATAA
This DNA window, taken from Diachasmimorpha longicaudata isolate KC_UGA_2023 chromosome 8, iyDiaLong2, whole genome shotgun sequence, encodes the following:
- the LOC135165412 gene encoding vacuolar protein sorting-associated protein 54 isoform X1, whose product is MAKIVKTPETIATIICEYCSHLTFKRIQDFVRHLREQHCTIEGGSYVCRYGYNDVCSSLPLEGVSDKDYIMHATKHAALQQQRKANGQINDSLSQWTVYSAVQNLPAVLNDPRKGKQSNFLTKTWGDAFIEKVDIPKSPYLPDITIHHFDSYMQKIVRRYRKHSRSSGGRPNSPNNDTSNFSTLKKSAKSLERSSQFDLGSIPKIFLTPSLDLSHPSTFSTVFPFTTSGLLNPSTNIVTHVKNLQEKLSHYLDIVEVRIAEQVASKSQAFFIAMTSHDALMEQLTQTITVLKALRSNIHQIDKTLVQDSLSILRLERSRCNRLLVHEKLKLMATVHQSQPMIQLLLSTPDYVAALDLISTTQEILHQELNGIQSFRHLSSQLTEMERLVDKMLSTEFERYSTADLNRPLTSDTTVLDGDKLVSIISGLLRQKHFQFVDTYKEEAITTIRAVTKQRVIEALAASDCCSDQQAAALEVGGLSLPERLALLQSTIQSLTYLLYRVKAVYEVMKDTVDLSVGPAEDNLILDRRLTTEEYSRVITKLSDMLTSVCDYCHERLGNLLAAGGDADKGQIDRERTPEGKGEREGWSEKGSWLSDKATASQVCQLAGMVERFTETCEGICGKQCTALRSAFKAQASKFVQRFHNERKNKLGLLLESERWKQAEVPKEFQRLVTFVFENRRFPMAEEVYTGEGEVGSCIFVGEEQFAVVGTVLMLIQMIHEYCRTAEELKALSGAVGRQLAELLRHYNSRCCQLVLGAGAMHVAGLKTITSTILVLAARSLKLVLWLMPFVKAHFQELANHSANRSAMGSSGGTGGVALLDSLERDVRSHIREIEGKILTIVDNLVGGQISSWDARPPVPSQSFRNISRHLIKLHEAVSGILPPVEVQVLYRTVNVSFKEKLREQLVKMNIVNNGGPQHGVVTSELTFYLQALRNLKVLPADELNDEWMSDIWSR
- the LOC135165412 gene encoding vacuolar protein sorting-associated protein 54 isoform X2, whose product is MHATKHAALQQQRKANGQINDSLSQWTVYSAVQNLPAVLNDPRKGKQSNFLTKTWGDAFIEKVDIPKSPYLPDITIHHFDSYMQKIVRRYRKHSRSSGGRPNSPNNDTSNFSTLKKSAKSLERSSQFDLGSIPKIFLTPSLDLSHPSTFSTVFPFTTSGLLNPSTNIVTHVKNLQEKLSHYLDIVEVRIAEQVASKSQAFFIAMTSHDALMEQLTQTITVLKALRSNIHQIDKTLVQDSLSILRLERSRCNRLLVHEKLKLMATVHQSQPMIQLLLSTPDYVAALDLISTTQEILHQELNGIQSFRHLSSQLTEMERLVDKMLSTEFERYSTADLNRPLTSDTTVLDGDKLVSIISGLLRQKHFQFVDTYKEEAITTIRAVTKQRVIEALAASDCCSDQQAAALEVGGLSLPERLALLQSTIQSLTYLLYRVKAVYEVMKDTVDLSVGPAEDNLILDRRLTTEEYSRVITKLSDMLTSVCDYCHERLGNLLAAGGDADKGQIDRERTPEGKGEREGWSEKGSWLSDKATASQVCQLAGMVERFTETCEGICGKQCTALRSAFKAQASKFVQRFHNERKNKLGLLLESERWKQAEVPKEFQRLVTFVFENRRFPMAEEVYTGEGEVGSCIFVGEEQFAVVGTVLMLIQMIHEYCRTAEELKALSGAVGRQLAELLRHYNSRCCQLVLGAGAMHVAGLKTITSTILVLAARSLKLVLWLMPFVKAHFQELANHSANRSAMGSSGGTGGVALLDSLERDVRSHIREIEGKILTIVDNLVGGQISSWDARPPVPSQSFRNISRHLIKLHEAVSGILPPVEVQVLYRTVNVSFKEKLREQLVKMNIVNNGGPQHGVVTSELTFYLQALRNLKVLPADELNDEWMSDIWSR
- the LOC135165420 gene encoding cytoplasmic dynein 2 light intermediate chain 1 isoform X1 — its product is MKSGSAQSMRDAAVKMSMDEEKRKKNDLEDTRERSIIIIGSKGVGKTTMIYRFLEKDETPKPTLAMDYSFGRKAGKSLMRDVVHIWEVGHLASSLISAAMTGASVTHSAHHTTLMVILDLTLPDVLWSTLEESLAAARSAMKMSFSDETIEEMKKRRINDFRKCTEKQIDPFPMKLCIVGGKYDEFKDYDLGKKQMIGKTLRAVACSLGADLQYYSSKDSGLARKMKDLLSWHGFNNHPVKGICSDLDKALLIPAGADSFTAIDLKYPGAYSTSVLETIKQGYLAEFPPIERYNEIDLEDPANDPNFNEAIIDRLRSQREEEIAVNLRDMMEGRSPKIIIPDPY
- the LOC135165420 gene encoding cytoplasmic dynein 2 light intermediate chain 1 isoform X2; the encoded protein is MKIKISITLIEIRNRNLPYGISICSKPPDISIKRLVRFGGCSNFFLLHDEQHFSSQDRKKFYDKEKMRDVVHIWEVGHLASSLISAAMTGASVTHSAHHTTLMVILDLTLPDVLWSTLEESLAAARSAMKMSFSDETIEEMKKRRINDFRKCTEKQIDPFPMKLCIVGGKYDEFKDYDLGKKQMIGKTLRAVACSLGADLQYYSSKDSGLARKMKDLLSWHGFNNHPVKGICSDLDKALLIPAGADSFTAIDLKYPGAYSTSVLETIKQGYLAEFPPIERYNEIDLEDPANDPNFNEAIIDRLRSQREEEIAVNLRDMMEGRSPKIIIPDPY
- the LOC135165420 gene encoding cytoplasmic dynein 2 light intermediate chain 1 isoform X3 — protein: MTNSIFRRKTAKNFMTRMRDVVHIWEVGHLASSLISAAMTGASVTHSAHHTTLMVILDLTLPDVLWSTLEESLAAARSAMKMSFSDETIEEMKKRRINDFRKCTEKQIDPFPMKLCIVGGKYDEFKDYDLGKKQMIGKTLRAVACSLGADLQYYSSKDSGLARKMKDLLSWHGFNNHPVKGICSDLDKALLIPAGADSFTAIDLKYPGAYSTSVLETIKQGYLAEFPPIERYNEIDLEDPANDPNFNEAIIDRLRSQREEEIAVNLRDMMEGRSPKIIIPDPY